In a single window of the Rhodopirellula bahusiensis genome:
- a CDS encoding sugar phosphate isomerase/epimerase family protein, which produces MPKVQPTVSVSSPDRRTQSVGCSAKRRTFLKSTAAATLATFSGFASSPLVQARQPIERSGPPRFRIGIAGYSLRPYFRYMKGKEQKFQPVPDDASFTDRDVSGGMTQVDFLDYCVSMGVEAAELTGYFMTPGPDGFPAEESLLELRRQAFTRGVVISGTAIGNNFTVGLGERYEQEVNDAIRWIDLAATLGAPHIRFFAGTAAQLAKSPTRMDEAVAAVNRCAEHAAKKGVFLGVENHGRLSAAQMLEIMERVDSPWVGINLDTGNFESDDPYADLEACAPYAVNVQVKPVTKSPSGEKSPADYGRIAKILRDSGYQGYVVLEYEDADVLEELPKHLGRLREALA; this is translated from the coding sequence ATGCCAAAAGTCCAACCCACTGTCTCTGTTTCGAGTCCTGATCGCCGAACGCAAAGCGTAGGCTGTTCCGCGAAGCGGCGGACGTTTCTAAAATCCACCGCCGCCGCGACTTTGGCGACATTCAGTGGGTTTGCATCTTCTCCATTGGTGCAGGCTCGGCAGCCGATTGAACGATCCGGCCCGCCGCGATTTCGCATCGGCATCGCGGGTTATTCTCTGCGTCCTTACTTCCGCTACATGAAGGGCAAGGAACAAAAGTTTCAGCCGGTACCGGATGATGCGTCGTTCACTGACCGTGACGTGTCAGGCGGAATGACCCAGGTCGATTTTCTCGACTACTGCGTTTCGATGGGCGTCGAAGCGGCGGAATTGACCGGGTACTTCATGACACCGGGACCAGATGGTTTTCCGGCTGAAGAATCGTTGTTGGAATTGCGACGGCAGGCGTTCACTCGCGGTGTGGTGATCAGCGGGACCGCCATCGGAAACAACTTCACGGTCGGGTTGGGCGAACGGTACGAGCAGGAGGTCAATGATGCGATTCGATGGATCGATTTGGCGGCCACGTTGGGTGCACCGCACATTCGGTTCTTCGCGGGAACGGCTGCTCAGTTGGCAAAGTCACCGACTCGCATGGACGAAGCCGTCGCGGCGGTCAATCGATGCGCGGAACACGCGGCGAAGAAGGGTGTGTTCTTGGGCGTCGAGAACCACGGCCGTTTGTCGGCCGCTCAGATGCTCGAGATCATGGAACGAGTTGATTCGCCATGGGTTGGGATCAACCTCGACACGGGCAACTTTGAATCAGACGATCCCTACGCGGACTTGGAGGCTTGTGCTCCTTACGCGGTTAACGTGCAAGTCAAACCGGTTACGAAGTCGCCTTCGGGTGAGAAGAGTCCGGCGGACTACGGACGCATCGCGAAGATTCTTCGCGACTCGGGTTACCAAGGTTACGTCGTGTTGGAGTATGAAGACGCAGACGTGTTGGAAGAGTTGCCGAAGCATCTGGGGCGGTTGCGCGAGGCGTTGGCTTAG
- a CDS encoding class I SAM-dependent methyltransferase, with product MLELDSESHSNQSSETGSQAGTACVKSCDESVPSRDGDRKQNGKMNGGTAKKTRGAKPKPHESKLYDNLVPAYQALWPAVARRRILHNVNSLNIAAGTKVLEVGVGTGLSLDAYPRHADITGVDLSESMLSEAEDLIEQRGWDHISVQPMNAEKLTFEDASFDLVTSFHTISVVSHPERMMRELVRVCRPGGKILVINHFRSPNPLIARVVDSAGSLTRHLGWRTDLNVDELLNELPIQVMRCQKSNPLSLFRVLIAERKA from the coding sequence ATGTTAGAGTTGGATTCCGAGTCACATTCGAATCAATCGTCGGAAACGGGTTCCCAGGCGGGCACCGCGTGTGTGAAGAGCTGCGACGAATCGGTTCCATCTCGCGATGGTGATCGCAAACAAAACGGGAAGATGAACGGCGGAACGGCGAAGAAGACTCGCGGGGCGAAACCCAAGCCTCACGAAAGCAAACTGTACGACAACCTCGTGCCGGCCTATCAGGCTCTTTGGCCCGCGGTGGCTCGTCGTCGAATTTTGCACAACGTCAATTCGCTCAACATCGCGGCGGGGACCAAGGTCCTGGAGGTTGGCGTCGGCACCGGGTTGTCCTTGGACGCCTATCCCAGGCACGCGGATATCACGGGCGTGGATTTGTCCGAATCGATGTTGTCCGAAGCGGAAGACTTGATCGAGCAGCGTGGATGGGACCACATCTCGGTTCAACCGATGAACGCGGAAAAGTTGACGTTCGAAGACGCGAGTTTTGATTTGGTGACTTCGTTTCACACGATCAGCGTCGTTTCGCATCCTGAGCGAATGATGCGAGAGCTTGTGCGTGTGTGCCGCCCGGGTGGTAAGATTTTGGTCATCAATCATTTCCGCAGCCCCAATCCTCTGATCGCACGAGTTGTCGATTCGGCGGGCAGTTTGACTCGTCATTTAGGATGGCGCACGGATTTGAATGTCGATGAATTGCTCAACGAATTGCCAATCCAGGTCATGCGATGCCAAAAGTCCAACCCACTGTCTCTGTTTCGAGTCCTGATCGCCGAACGCAAAGCGTAG